A DNA window from Scomber japonicus isolate fScoJap1 chromosome 14, fScoJap1.pri, whole genome shotgun sequence contains the following coding sequences:
- the prorsd1 gene encoding prolyl-tRNA synthetase associated domain-containing protein 1, producing MSGELRAQLEEFLQTLNIQTSCVEHPPVFTVEEMMPHLQDVSGAVTKNLFLKDKKKKGLWLVSARHDRQVNLNDLAKKLGVGSGNLRFADEAAMLEKLKVGQGCATALALLFDKDHSVRFVLDRDLVEGNHERVYFHPMTNAATMGLRPADLLRFLTETGHEPVLENFETSV from the exons ATGTCCGGGGAGCTGCGGGCACAGCTGGAGGAGTTTCTGCAGACTTTAAACATCCAGACGAGCTGCGTGGAGCATCCGCCG GTGTTCACGGTGGAGGAGATGATGCCTCACCTGCAGGACGTGAGCGGAGCCGTCACTAAGAATCTGTTCCtgaaagacaagaagaagaaaggactGTGGTTAGTGTCTGCTCGCCACGACCGACAG GTGAATCTCAACGACCTCGCCAAGAAGCTCGGCGTCGGCAGCGGGAATCTGCGCTTCGCTGACGAGGCGGCCATGTTGGAAAAACTCAAG gTGGGTCAGGGTTGTGCCACGGCTCTGGCTCTGCTCTTTGATAAGGACCACAGCGTGAGGTTCGTGTTGGACCGGGACCTGGTGGAAGGAAACCACGAGAGAGTCTACTTCCACCCGATGACCAACGCCGCCACCATGGGGCTCCGACCCGCCGACCTGCTGCGCTTCCTGACGGAGACGGGACACGAACCGGTCCTGGAGAACTTCGAGACGAGTGTCTGA